A region from the Engraulis encrasicolus isolate BLACKSEA-1 chromosome 18, IST_EnEncr_1.0, whole genome shotgun sequence genome encodes:
- the snapc1a gene encoding snRNA-activating protein complex subunit 1a isoform X1: protein MPEVKSTDHYLAPLKEDIEELLGRFQRTNSVRYERFSAVWREMDFASIHYGIPGRSEMRTFVRQALFTGYIYLVPPYNFQVRVGALYMLYGLYYTQLCWPREQIWVALKDWREIQEFIRDALRGQHYDVIYVYSKLLHGKAFCYAALPIPLTYEKKFPGQKKHVDELPTVQPEGVSTFLSSDSTISLRLIQESYEKMKASLSMTSSISATKRDIVRLIQDCAEDYEESRGSQGTRNMSKDCADPAEASESEMCSARAQLLASIKSKSYGHLAEASRSRRHRQVEGEVPSSEDMKDNKDGGEFALVYPSGRKRILSLKRRTHRTFGDEQDYKPTKDWLLAPCQDDKAAYVFCINTDFISQSV, encoded by the exons ATGCCAGAGG TGAAGAGCACAGACCATTATTTGGCACCGCTAAAAGAGGACATCGAGGAGTTGCTGGGACGTTTCCAGCGGACAAACAGTGTGCGCTATGAGCGATTTTCAGCTGTTTGGAGGGAAATGGACTTCGCATCAATTCACTA TGGTATACCCGGGCGGAGTGAGATGAGGACGTTCGTCAGACAGGCCCTCTTCACGGGCTACATCTACTTGGTGCCCCCTTACAACTTCCAGGTCCGAGTGGGAGCTCTGTACATGCTGTACGGCCTGTATTACACGCAGTTATGCTGGCCTCGAGAACAG ATTTGGGTTGCACTGAAGGACTGGAGAGAGATTCAGGAGTTTATCCGCGACGCATTGCGAGGGCAACACTATGATGTGATCTATGTTTACTCCAAACTTCTGCACGGCAAGGCATTCTGTTACGCTGCTTTGCCCATACCG TTGACCTATGAGAAGAAATTTCCTGGTCAGAAGAAGCATGTGGACGAACTGCCCACTGTCCAGCCAGAAGGAGTAAGCACTTTCCTCAGCTCAGACTCCACCATT AGCCTGAGGCTGATTCAGGAGAGCTATGAGAAAATGAAGGCCTCCCTGTCCATGACGTCGAGCATCAGTGCGACTAAGCGGGACATTGTCAGGCTCATCCAGGACTGTGCTGAGGACTATGAAGAGAGCCGGGGCTCCCAAGGCACCAGAAAT ATGAGCAAAGATTGTGCAGATCCTGCTGAAGCATCAGAGAGTGAGATG TGTTCAGCACGGGCACAGCTGTTGGCTTCCATCAAATCGAAATCCTATGGACATCTTGCTGAG gcatcaaggTCCCGTCGTCACCGGCAGGTAGAGGGCGAGGTGCCCAGCTCTGAGGACATGAAGGACAACAAGGACGGAGGAGAGTTCGCTCTAGTCTACCCCAGCGGCAGGAAACGCATCCTCTCACTAAAGAGGAGGACCCACAGAACCTTTGGAGACG AACAAGATTATAAGCCAACAAAGGACTGGCTCCTTGCTCCTTGCCAAGATGACAAGGCAGCAT ACGTGTTCTGCATCAACACAGACTTCATTAGCCAATCGGTTTGA
- the snapc1a gene encoding snRNA-activating protein complex subunit 1a isoform X2 — MPEVKSTDHYLAPLKEDIEELLGRFQRTNSVRYERFSAVWREMDFASIHYGIPGRSEMRTFVRQALFTGYIYLVPPYNFQVRVGALYMLYGLYYTQLCWPREQIWVALKDWREIQEFIRDALRGQHYDVIYVYSKLLHGKAFCYAALPIPLTYEKKFPGQKKHVDELPTVQPEGVSTFLSSDSTISLRLIQESYEKMKASLSMTSSISATKRDIVRLIQDCAEDYEESRGSQGTRNMSKDCADPAEASESEMCSARAQLLASIKSKSYGHLAEASRSRRHRQVEGEVPSSEDMKDNKDGGEFALVYPSGRKRILSLKRRTHRTFGDEQDYKPTKDWLLAPCQDDKAALKRKTKNRFRW; from the exons ATGCCAGAGG TGAAGAGCACAGACCATTATTTGGCACCGCTAAAAGAGGACATCGAGGAGTTGCTGGGACGTTTCCAGCGGACAAACAGTGTGCGCTATGAGCGATTTTCAGCTGTTTGGAGGGAAATGGACTTCGCATCAATTCACTA TGGTATACCCGGGCGGAGTGAGATGAGGACGTTCGTCAGACAGGCCCTCTTCACGGGCTACATCTACTTGGTGCCCCCTTACAACTTCCAGGTCCGAGTGGGAGCTCTGTACATGCTGTACGGCCTGTATTACACGCAGTTATGCTGGCCTCGAGAACAG ATTTGGGTTGCACTGAAGGACTGGAGAGAGATTCAGGAGTTTATCCGCGACGCATTGCGAGGGCAACACTATGATGTGATCTATGTTTACTCCAAACTTCTGCACGGCAAGGCATTCTGTTACGCTGCTTTGCCCATACCG TTGACCTATGAGAAGAAATTTCCTGGTCAGAAGAAGCATGTGGACGAACTGCCCACTGTCCAGCCAGAAGGAGTAAGCACTTTCCTCAGCTCAGACTCCACCATT AGCCTGAGGCTGATTCAGGAGAGCTATGAGAAAATGAAGGCCTCCCTGTCCATGACGTCGAGCATCAGTGCGACTAAGCGGGACATTGTCAGGCTCATCCAGGACTGTGCTGAGGACTATGAAGAGAGCCGGGGCTCCCAAGGCACCAGAAAT ATGAGCAAAGATTGTGCAGATCCTGCTGAAGCATCAGAGAGTGAGATG TGTTCAGCACGGGCACAGCTGTTGGCTTCCATCAAATCGAAATCCTATGGACATCTTGCTGAG gcatcaaggTCCCGTCGTCACCGGCAGGTAGAGGGCGAGGTGCCCAGCTCTGAGGACATGAAGGACAACAAGGACGGAGGAGAGTTCGCTCTAGTCTACCCCAGCGGCAGGAAACGCATCCTCTCACTAAAGAGGAGGACCCACAGAACCTTTGGAGACG AACAAGATTATAAGCCAACAAAGGACTGGCTCCTTGCTCCTTGCCAAGATGACAAGGCAGCAT TGAAACGGAAAACAAAGAACAGGTTCAGATGGTGA
- the snapc1a gene encoding snRNA-activating protein complex subunit 1a isoform X3 encodes MPEVKSTDHYLAPLKEDIEELLGRFQRTNSVRYERFSAVWREMDFASIHYGIPGRSEMRTFVRQALFTGYIYLVPPYNFQVRVGALYMLYGLYYTQLCWPREQIWVALKDWREIQEFIRDALRGQHYDVIYVYSKLLHGKAFCYAALPIPLTYEKKFPGQKKHVDELPTVQPEGSLRLIQESYEKMKASLSMTSSISATKRDIVRLIQDCAEDYEESRGSQGTRNMSKDCADPAEASESEMCSARAQLLASIKSKSYGHLAEASRSRRHRQVEGEVPSSEDMKDNKDGGEFALVYPSGRKRILSLKRRTHRTFGDEQDYKPTKDWLLAPCQDDKAAYVFCINTDFISQSV; translated from the exons ATGCCAGAGG TGAAGAGCACAGACCATTATTTGGCACCGCTAAAAGAGGACATCGAGGAGTTGCTGGGACGTTTCCAGCGGACAAACAGTGTGCGCTATGAGCGATTTTCAGCTGTTTGGAGGGAAATGGACTTCGCATCAATTCACTA TGGTATACCCGGGCGGAGTGAGATGAGGACGTTCGTCAGACAGGCCCTCTTCACGGGCTACATCTACTTGGTGCCCCCTTACAACTTCCAGGTCCGAGTGGGAGCTCTGTACATGCTGTACGGCCTGTATTACACGCAGTTATGCTGGCCTCGAGAACAG ATTTGGGTTGCACTGAAGGACTGGAGAGAGATTCAGGAGTTTATCCGCGACGCATTGCGAGGGCAACACTATGATGTGATCTATGTTTACTCCAAACTTCTGCACGGCAAGGCATTCTGTTACGCTGCTTTGCCCATACCG TTGACCTATGAGAAGAAATTTCCTGGTCAGAAGAAGCATGTGGACGAACTGCCCACTGTCCAGCCAGAAGGA AGCCTGAGGCTGATTCAGGAGAGCTATGAGAAAATGAAGGCCTCCCTGTCCATGACGTCGAGCATCAGTGCGACTAAGCGGGACATTGTCAGGCTCATCCAGGACTGTGCTGAGGACTATGAAGAGAGCCGGGGCTCCCAAGGCACCAGAAAT ATGAGCAAAGATTGTGCAGATCCTGCTGAAGCATCAGAGAGTGAGATG TGTTCAGCACGGGCACAGCTGTTGGCTTCCATCAAATCGAAATCCTATGGACATCTTGCTGAG gcatcaaggTCCCGTCGTCACCGGCAGGTAGAGGGCGAGGTGCCCAGCTCTGAGGACATGAAGGACAACAAGGACGGAGGAGAGTTCGCTCTAGTCTACCCCAGCGGCAGGAAACGCATCCTCTCACTAAAGAGGAGGACCCACAGAACCTTTGGAGACG AACAAGATTATAAGCCAACAAAGGACTGGCTCCTTGCTCCTTGCCAAGATGACAAGGCAGCAT ACGTGTTCTGCATCAACACAGACTTCATTAGCCAATCGGTTTGA
- the LOC134468601 gene encoding meprin A subunit beta-like, translating into MKCFFFFVIVALQPIYTLPVNSSIGRFKEMYHADIFEINKDLDLFEGDIKLSHDSERVAASDSSMRWSIPIPVLLDSSLDLTGKSTVTKAIEQYRLKTCIDFKMRDTEPHYLLFKKDDGCWSYVGFTQTGEQPVSIGDYCQEVATVEHELLHALGFWHEHTRPDRDEHVTIQWGYIDPAKSHNFDKRAVAESTLQGSKYDYKSVMHYSKTSFSNGNGDTIVTKDPNYQEIIGQRHEMSPTDVWEVNSLYGCTSSVTFLDGCTFEKNMQCELTACSNTDETMWTRLSSAVYGPWQDHSDFQSHGGVGHFVHFSTAMGMAGDGGIIKTRRMTPHRDFQCLEFFYYYNGADSDQLNIWLREFESGSDTIGASTLVGQITGDPANYWQLQHLQLRSTKIFQIEFEAVKGLGESMGGFSLDDINLSETVCPHHVWRISNFREAFQRSPKFYSAEGYRYRVYMTYADEYVGLYVGLVSGQYDDSLQWPAPEKQITVQIMEQTSSILHRMSKQVTFALYSTINGQPVTNWDNPTTVGSLYNDIDGQVYEGPPFGRHDFMSLDHLEAGSFAQGSECFLLTSFEDVVNQLSPLIPTAMAESSVNNMFNIISPCVEHKFRPNKAAVCAPSEFIVLLVAVNVMLTVQWD; encoded by the exons ATgaagtgttttttcttctttgtgaTTGTGGCCCTACAACCGATCTACACACTG CCAGTGAACTCATCAATAG GCAGATTTAAGGAAATGTATCATGCAGACATCTTTGAAATCAACAAGG ACTTGGATCTCTTTGAAGGGGACATAAAGCTATCACAT GATTCTGAGAGAGTTGCTGCCTCGGACTCATCAATGCGGTGGTCTATACCAATACCTGTTTTGTTAGACTCCTCCCTCG ATCTAACTGGCAAATCGACCGTTACAAAGGCTATCGAACAGTACCGCCTGAAGACCTGTATAGACTTCAAAATGAGGGATACAGAACCACACTATCTCTTATTTAAAAAAGATGACGG ATGTTGGTCATATGTTGGCTTTACACAGACGGGTGAACAACCTGTGTCAATCGGCGATTACTGCCAGGAAGTAGCCACCGTTGAGCATGAGCTTCTTCACGCGCTGGGCTTCTGGCATGAGCATACAAGGCCGGACAGAGATGAGCATGTTACTATTCAGTGGGGTTACATTGATCCAG CTAAATCACACAATTTTGATAAGCGGGCCGTTGCCGAGAGCACACTACAGGGCTCAAAATATGACTACAAATCAGTGATGCATTATTCCAAAACTTCATTCAGTAATGGCAATGGGGATACCATCGTTACTAAAGACCCAAACTACCAAGAAATCATTGGACAAAGACACGAGATGAGCCCAACGGACGTCTGGGAAGTAAACTCACTCTACGGTTGCA CGTCTTCTGTGACATTCTTGGATGGCTGCACCTTTGAGAAGAACATGCAGTGTGAGCTGACGGCTTGCTCCAACACAGACGAGACAATGTGGACAAGACTAAGCAGCGCTGTCTATGGGCCTTGGCAAGACCACAGTGACTTTCAAAGCCATGGAG GTGTAGGACACTTTGTACATTTTAGCACAGCCATGGGGATGGCAGGAGATGGGGGAATAATAAAGACCAGAAGGATGACGCCTCACAGGGACTTCCAGTGTCTGGAGTTCTTCTACTATTACAACGGGGCTGACTCAGACCAGCTCAACATATGGCTCAGGGAGTTTGAAAGTGGGTCGGACACTATTGGAGCCTCTACACTTGTCGGGCAGATCACAG GTGACCCAGCTAACTACTGGCAGCTTCAACACTTGCAGCTCCGCTCAACCAAGATATTCCAGATTGAGTTTGAGGCAGTGAAAGGACTAGGGGAATCCATGGGTGGTTTTTCCTTGGATGACATTAATCTATCTGAAACTGTGTGTCCACACCACGTGTGGCGCATCAGCAACTTCAGAGAAGCTTTTCAACGTAGCCCCAAGTTCTACTCTGCTGAGGGATACCGCTATCGTGTGTATATGACATATGCAGACGAGTATGTAGGACTCTACGTTGGCCTTGTTTCGGGGCAGTATGATGATAGTCTGCAGTGGCCTGCCCCAGAGAAGCAGATCACAGTTCAGATCATGGAACAGACATCCTCTATTCTGCATCGCATGTCCAAGCAAGTTACTTTTGCCCTTTATTCGACAA TAAATGGACAGCCGGTTACCAATTGGGATAATCCAACAACAGTAGGATCACTGTATAATGACATCGATGGACAGGTGTATGAAGGGCCCCCCTTTGGTCGTCACGACTTCATGAGCTTAGACCACCTTGAGGCAGGGAGTTTTGCTCAAGGAAGCGAGTGCTTTCTCCTGACTAGTTTCGAAG